A stretch of the Arachis stenosperma cultivar V10309 chromosome 6, arast.V10309.gnm1.PFL2, whole genome shotgun sequence genome encodes the following:
- the LOC130935198 gene encoding uncharacterized protein LOC130935198 isoform X4 — translation MAMASCNSSLGSYQKTMAFEISCRKRDRDRDRDRERGSIHPYKVVEITPPPKCLGVRCLPPNLQCGESVTIEGQGYTISAVTHRYQLRKGKYEPSEKRLDVLSTGRYLVNLYLENLLEQS, via the exons ATGGCAATGGCGTCATGCAACAGTAGCCTTGGTTCGTATCAAAAG ACGATGGCGTTTGAGATTTCGTGCAGGaagagagacagagacagagacagagacagagaACGGGGTAGCATCCATCCGTACAAAGTGGTTGAGATTACTCCGCCGCCCAAATGTCTTGGCGTTCGTTGCCTTCCTCCT AACCTGCAGTGTGGGGAGAGTGTGACAATTGAAGGACAAGGTTATACAATTTCAGCAGTAACACATCGCTATCAGCTTCGGAAGGGAAAATACGAACCAAGCGAGAAAAGGCTTGATGTTTTGTCCACTGGAAGATACTTAGTAAATCTTTATTTGGAAAATTTGTTAGAACAATCTTGA
- the LOC130935198 gene encoding uncharacterized protein LOC130935198 isoform X1 produces the protein MAMASCNSSLGSYQKQTMAFEISCRKRDRDRDRDRERGSIHPYKVVEITPPPKCLGVRCLPPQNLQCGESVTIEGQGYTISAVTHRYQLRKGKYEPSEKRLDVLSTGRYLVNLYLENLLEQS, from the exons ATGGCAATGGCGTCATGCAACAGTAGCCTTGGTTCGTATCAAAAG CAGACGATGGCGTTTGAGATTTCGTGCAGGaagagagacagagacagagacagagacagagaACGGGGTAGCATCCATCCGTACAAAGTGGTTGAGATTACTCCGCCGCCCAAATGTCTTGGCGTTCGTTGCCTTCCTCCT CAGAACCTGCAGTGTGGGGAGAGTGTGACAATTGAAGGACAAGGTTATACAATTTCAGCAGTAACACATCGCTATCAGCTTCGGAAGGGAAAATACGAACCAAGCGAGAAAAGGCTTGATGTTTTGTCCACTGGAAGATACTTAGTAAATCTTTATTTGGAAAATTTGTTAGAACAATCTTGA
- the LOC130934725 gene encoding uncharacterized protein LOC130934725 encodes MLQQLFVKKGKEAQTQLAAEDQFSQWRVAAVKKIREGISKMRVTHYDRRASVFVVKELNPFEGWSQGSFRIWLSAGTCDCDLFQSLNFSCHHALAACTATSVEWGTYIHPIKQEVMFKVYEAKLPPILDKKLWLEWYGTLLHPNPSIRRGATGRSIFTRFRIEMDKGKCQEKAI; translated from the coding sequence ATGTTGCAACAGTTGTTCGTCAAAAAGGGCAAAGAGGCACAAACACAGTTGGCCGCGGAAGATCAATTTTCTCAGTGGCGGGTAGCCGCCGTTAAGAAGATCAGGGAGGGGATCTCGAAGATGCGTGTTACGCACTATGACAGGAGGGCTTCAGTATTTGTGGTGAAAGAGTTAAATCCTTTCGAGGGTTGGTCTCAAGGTTCATTCCGTATTTGGTTGAGTGCAGGCACATGTGATTGTGATCTCTTCCAATCACTCAATTTCTCATGTCACCATGCACTTGCCGCCTGTACTGCTACAAGTGTCGAGTGGGGGACATATATTCATCCGATAAAGCAAGAGGTTATGTTCAAGGTGTATGAGGCGAAACTCCCACCGATACTAGACAAGAAGCTGTGGCTGGAGTGGTACGGGACACTGTTGCATCCTAATCCATCCATACGCAGGGGAGCAACTGGGCGATCAATTTTCACAAGGTTTCGTATTGAGATGGATAAAGGAAAGTGCCAAGAAAAAGCGATATGA
- the LOC130935198 gene encoding uncharacterized protein LOC130935198 isoform X3 translates to MAMASCNSSLGSYQKTMAFEISCRKRDRDRDRDRERGSIHPYKVVEITPPPKCLGVRCLPPQNLQCGESVTIEGQGYTISAVTHRYQLRKGKYEPSEKRLDVLSTGRYLVNLYLENLLEQS, encoded by the exons ATGGCAATGGCGTCATGCAACAGTAGCCTTGGTTCGTATCAAAAG ACGATGGCGTTTGAGATTTCGTGCAGGaagagagacagagacagagacagagacagagaACGGGGTAGCATCCATCCGTACAAAGTGGTTGAGATTACTCCGCCGCCCAAATGTCTTGGCGTTCGTTGCCTTCCTCCT CAGAACCTGCAGTGTGGGGAGAGTGTGACAATTGAAGGACAAGGTTATACAATTTCAGCAGTAACACATCGCTATCAGCTTCGGAAGGGAAAATACGAACCAAGCGAGAAAAGGCTTGATGTTTTGTCCACTGGAAGATACTTAGTAAATCTTTATTTGGAAAATTTGTTAGAACAATCTTGA
- the LOC130935198 gene encoding uncharacterized protein LOC130935198 isoform X2, whose translation MAMASCNSSLGSYQKQTMAFEISCRKRDRDRDRDRERGSIHPYKVVEITPPPKCLGVRCLPPNLQCGESVTIEGQGYTISAVTHRYQLRKGKYEPSEKRLDVLSTGRYLVNLYLENLLEQS comes from the exons ATGGCAATGGCGTCATGCAACAGTAGCCTTGGTTCGTATCAAAAG CAGACGATGGCGTTTGAGATTTCGTGCAGGaagagagacagagacagagacagagacagagaACGGGGTAGCATCCATCCGTACAAAGTGGTTGAGATTACTCCGCCGCCCAAATGTCTTGGCGTTCGTTGCCTTCCTCCT AACCTGCAGTGTGGGGAGAGTGTGACAATTGAAGGACAAGGTTATACAATTTCAGCAGTAACACATCGCTATCAGCTTCGGAAGGGAAAATACGAACCAAGCGAGAAAAGGCTTGATGTTTTGTCCACTGGAAGATACTTAGTAAATCTTTATTTGGAAAATTTGTTAGAACAATCTTGA
- the LOC130935197 gene encoding GDSL esterase/lipase At1g28600-like translates to MAWFLTVWIFLLLLLLEEAAGGSISSSSSSRRCYKRVYSFGDSLADTGNTLYGSSTLPQASEIIPSLNLPYGETYFHQPTGRWSDGRLIIDFIAEQMGIPLVKPYLGIKSGKIKDWNPIMEGVNFAVGGATALDSSFFIDKGIFASNNYSLSVQLDWFMNLLPSLSNSSSGLKEILGSSLFLVGEIGGNDFNHPLREHKSIKEIRKYVPLVINEISSAINKLIEVGAQTLVVPGNLPIGCNFKYLIMFQTSNKSEYDEAGCLKSLNKFVQYYNDMLYAELNRLRLLHPTTTIIYADYYNSALILYRSPTQFGITEPISSACCPLTDVNNPTDLHCGSPGVIACVDPSQYIPWDGWHLTEAAYKLIAQGLFNGPFTNPKLDLSCVHNSEI, encoded by the exons ATGGCTTGGTTTCTGACAGTATGgatctttcttcttcttcttcttcttgaggaGGCTGCAGGTGGGTCCATTTCAAGCAGCAGTTCAAGCCGGCGGTGTTACAAAAGAGTGTACAGCTTCGGAGATTCCCTTGCGGACACCGGAAACACCTTATACGGATCTTCCACTCTCCCTCAGGCGTCAGAGATAATTCCGTCATTAAATCTTCCATACGGAGAAACCTATTTTCATCAGCCAACTGGAAGATGGTCGGATGGCCGTCTCATCATTGATTTCATTG CTGAGCAAATGGGGATTCCGCTGGTGAAACCATACCTGGGAATCAAGAGCGGTAAAATAAAAGATTGGAATCCAATAATGGAGGGAGTGAATTTTGCTGTTGGGGGTGCCACTGCCTTGGATTCTAGCTTCTTTATAGACAAGGGTATATTTGCTTCAAACAACTATTCCCTAAGTGTACAGTTAGATTGGTTCATGAACTTGCTCCCTTCTCTCTCTAACTCTTCTTCAG GGTTGAAAGAAATTCTTGGGAGCTCTTTGTTTCTTGTGGGAGAGATTGGTGGAAACGATTTCAACCATCCTCTCAGAGAACATAAGAGTATaaaagaaatcagaaaatatGTGCCCCTTGTGATTAATGAAATCTCTTCAGCTATCAAT AAATTGATCGAGGTGGGAGCACAAACTCTCGTGGTACCAGGAAACCTTCCTATTGGGTGCAACTTCAAGTATTTGATAATGTTCCAAACTTCAAATAAGAGTGAATATGATGAAGCTGGTTGTCTAAAGTCGTTAAACAAGTTTGTTCAGTACTATAACGACATGCTTTATGCTGAACTTAATCGACTTCGACTGCTTCATCCCACTACAACTATCATCTATGCAGATTATTACAACTCTGCCCTCATATTATATCGTTCTCCAACACAATTTG GTATTACAGAACCAATTTCAAGTGCATGTTGTCCGCTGACAGATGTAAACAATCCTACTGATTTGCATTGTGGCAGCCCAGGAGTCATAGCTTGTGTTGATCCATCTCAATACATTCCTTGGGATGGATGGCATCTTACTGAGGCAGCATACAAATTGATTGCCCAAGGTTTATTCAATGGACCATTTACTAATCCTAAACTTGATCTTTCATGTGTACATAATTCAGAAATATAA